In Melioribacteraceae bacterium 4301-Me, a genomic segment contains:
- a CDS encoding nucleotidyltransferase domain-containing protein, whose amino-acid sequence MIVNKALNALFSTWSNIAVMRALENYAVGISGREVARIAGITPKNCLITLSFLEDMGIVNRVRGGREHLFTLNREHFLVKDVLLPALAAERKYVEMISKEIANSLRKFTISVYLFGSVARQQETIDSDYDICIIYNSETNKKKIEKVLSDLSSKLKKKYGVSLAPFYITKNDFIKRSKFGKSPVKEITKEGVYISGLKIKELLNG is encoded by the coding sequence ATGATTGTTAATAAGGCTCTTAATGCGCTATTTTCTACCTGGTCAAATATTGCGGTTATGCGTGCTTTAGAAAATTACGCTGTTGGCATTTCGGGCAGAGAAGTTGCACGAATAGCAGGGATCACACCTAAAAATTGTTTAATCACTTTGTCTTTTTTGGAGGATATGGGAATTGTAAATCGTGTACGTGGTGGTAGAGAGCATTTATTTACTCTTAACCGTGAACATTTTCTTGTTAAAGATGTACTGCTTCCTGCACTGGCTGCAGAAAGAAAATATGTTGAAATGATTTCGAAGGAAATAGCAAACTCATTAAGAAAGTTTACAATCAGCGTTTATTTATTCGGGAGTGTAGCTCGTCAGCAAGAAACCATCGATAGTGATTATGATATTTGCATAATTTATAACAGTGAAACGAATAAAAAGAAAATCGAAAAAGTGCTTAGTGATCTCAGTAGTAAGTTGAAAAAGAAATACGGTGTATCGTTAGCACCGTTTTATATTACAAAAAATGATTTTATTAAACGTTCTAAATTCGGTAAATCTCCTGTTAAAGAAATAACAAAAGAAGGAGTATACATCTCCGGGTTAAAAATAAAAGAATTGTTAAATGGTTAA
- a CDS encoding transposase: METKTEINAVEIKKNIRVNKSIFNYVNEQVKNFIKLFLETILDVEFEMYREGLTPKRYRQRNGYYRRSLLTSYGLIENLKVPRYRAIRFTNSLFKPWQRRWEKVEETIVKLFIQGESYRDIRRMVGELSTKW, translated from the coding sequence ATGGAAACAAAAACAGAAATCAACGCAGTAGAAATTAAAAAAAATATCAGAGTAAACAAAAGCATATTTAATTATGTTAATGAACAAGTAAAAAATTTTATAAAATTATTTTTAGAGACAATATTAGATGTAGAGTTTGAGATGTATAGAGAAGGACTAACACCAAAGAGATATCGTCAACGTAATGGTTATTATCGGAGAAGTTTACTAACGAGTTATGGGTTAATTGAAAATCTAAAAGTGCCAAGATATAGAGCAATAAGGTTCACAAATTCACTCTTTAAGCCCTGGCAAAGAAGATGGGAAAAAGTCGAAGAAACAATCGTAAAACTATTTATACAAGGAGAAAGCTACCGAGACATAAGACGTATGGTTGGAGAACTTTCCACGAAGTGGTGA
- a CDS encoding MmgE/PrpD family protein, producing the protein MEKSISRVISEFAVNLKYEDLPQNVIETTKRFLYDSIGCAFGAYKTKDVNIIRNIYKQIGGRNEATVIAFGDKIPAINATLINSLMVRSLDFNDIYWKEDPSHPSDLIPAALATAELVNASMKDVIVAIVLGYEFEQRLCEFAVPGIRERKWHHATLTQFVSPIVAGKILNLTVDEMVNAIGINGSHNYTVGAPTAGKLSMMKNTVDPMAVQSGVFAALLAKEGFTGTEMIFEGKEGFMDCFWGWDVINKKTYPIKMQGRDKSENWSWNIEKLIGDLGKKFKILDCSMKAFPTEALTHTHISATLDIVKNNNIKYDEVESVTVTTIARACDILFDPSKYKPESRETADHSLPYCIAVAIVDKKITTQSFTEEKLKDPRIWKVINKIKGEASTEFEKLFPEKQPSKVVIKTKDGKEFSKYLEYPKGHPKQPMTIEDIENKFNSLSEKILTRPQQDKIKEMILGCEKLSTQNFMKELVLKKHLE; encoded by the coding sequence ATGGAAAAGTCTATTTCTCGTGTTATCTCTGAATTTGCGGTTAACTTAAAATACGAAGATTTACCTCAAAATGTAATTGAAACGACAAAAAGATTTTTATACGATTCAATAGGATGTGCTTTTGGTGCATATAAAACTAAAGATGTAAATATTATCCGAAATATCTACAAACAAATAGGTGGACGAAACGAAGCAACTGTTATTGCATTTGGCGATAAAATTCCAGCAATTAATGCAACGCTAATAAATTCACTTATGGTTCGTTCACTTGACTTCAATGATATTTATTGGAAAGAGGATCCATCTCATCCTTCTGATTTAATCCCGGCTGCTTTAGCTACAGCCGAACTTGTTAATGCATCCATGAAAGATGTTATTGTTGCAATTGTTCTTGGATATGAATTTGAACAACGACTTTGTGAATTTGCTGTTCCCGGAATTCGTGAACGGAAATGGCACCATGCAACTTTAACTCAATTTGTCTCGCCTATTGTTGCAGGAAAAATCTTAAATCTAACAGTTGATGAAATGGTAAACGCAATCGGAATAAATGGGTCACACAACTATACTGTAGGTGCACCTACTGCAGGCAAGCTTTCAATGATGAAAAATACAGTTGACCCAATGGCAGTCCAAAGCGGTGTGTTCGCTGCCTTGTTAGCTAAAGAAGGTTTTACCGGTACCGAAATGATTTTCGAAGGGAAAGAAGGTTTTATGGATTGCTTTTGGGGATGGGATGTAATAAACAAAAAAACTTATCCCATCAAAATGCAAGGCAGAGATAAATCAGAAAATTGGAGTTGGAATATAGAAAAACTTATAGGGGACTTAGGAAAAAAATTTAAAATTCTCGATTGCAGCATGAAAGCATTTCCTACCGAAGCCTTGACACATACTCATATTTCCGCTACCCTTGATATTGTAAAAAACAACAATATTAAATATGACGAAGTTGAATCAGTAACTGTAACAACAATAGCACGTGCGTGTGATATTCTTTTCGATCCAAGCAAATATAAACCGGAATCTCGAGAAACTGCTGACCATTCACTTCCCTATTGCATTGCAGTAGCAATTGTAGATAAAAAAATAACTACACAATCTTTTACTGAAGAAAAATTAAAAGATCCTAGAATTTGGAAAGTGATTAATAAAATTAAAGGCGAGGCATCAACTGAATTCGAAAAATTATTCCCCGAAAAACAACCATCTAAAGTTGTAATTAAAACTAAAGATGGAAAAGAATTTTCGAAATATCTTGAATATCCAAAAGGTCATCCAAAACAACCAATGACCATTGAAGACATAGAGAATAAATTTAATTCTCTTTCAGAAAAAATATTAACTCGCCCACAGCAGGATAAAATTAAAGAAATGATTCTCGGTTGCGAAAAACTCTCAACCCAGAATTTTATGAAAGAGCTAGTATTAAAAAAACACCTTGAATAA
- the acs gene encoding acetate--CoA ligase, protein MAKELSGEVYYPSEEVINYARIKDWEELNEFAKKNPLKFWSNEAEELHWFKKWDKVLDDSNKPFYKWFTGARTNIVYNCLDVHLKTHRRNKLALIWEGENGDWRTMSYHALHRETCKFANVLRSMGVQKGDRVTIYMGRIPEIVIAMLATARIGAIHSVVYGGFSVESLAERIEDSQSKVLIVADGAYQRGKIVQLKKIADEALERCGTVEHVLVVKRTGQEINMESGRDMWYHELMNLPIANNTCTLEEMDSEDPLFILYTSGTTGKPKAILHTHGGYMVGIYTSLKYVFDIHEEDRYWCAADPGWITGHSYIVYGPLLNGATSFLYEGAPNFPYPNRWWQMIEKYGINILYTAPTAIRGLMRFGEAWVKRHNLSSLRLLGSVGEPINPEAWRWYYKVVGNEKCPIMDTWWQTETGMFMITPMPCVPLKPGSGTRPFPGIEMDVVDEQGNPVGPNEEGYLVIKTPWPAMIRTVYNDPDRYVNQYWSRYPGMYLTGDSAKKDEDGYFWIIGRVDDVIKVSGYRLGTAEIESALVSHPAVAEAAAIGLPHEVKGNAIYAYVILRNGYEKSNALIDELKQHVSHEVGPIAKPEHIEFVDSLPKTRSGKIMRRVLKAKALGQDPGNISTLDE, encoded by the coding sequence ATGGCGAAAGAACTTAGCGGAGAGGTTTACTACCCATCGGAAGAAGTAATAAACTATGCTCGCATTAAAGATTGGGAAGAATTAAATGAATTTGCAAAAAAGAATCCTCTGAAATTTTGGTCCAATGAAGCGGAAGAGTTACATTGGTTTAAAAAATGGGATAAGGTATTGGATGATTCAAATAAGCCTTTTTATAAATGGTTCACTGGCGCTAGGACAAATATTGTTTATAATTGTCTTGATGTACACTTAAAAACTCATCGCAGAAATAAACTTGCTTTAATTTGGGAAGGAGAAAACGGGGATTGGAGAACAATGTCTTATCACGCTTTGCATAGGGAGACGTGCAAATTTGCTAACGTTTTAAGAAGTATGGGTGTACAAAAGGGTGATAGAGTTACAATATATATGGGAAGAATACCAGAAATTGTTATAGCAATGCTAGCAACTGCGAGAATTGGTGCAATCCATTCTGTTGTATATGGCGGCTTTTCAGTTGAATCACTTGCAGAAAGGATAGAAGACAGTCAATCCAAAGTGTTAATAGTTGCTGATGGTGCTTATCAACGCGGTAAAATTGTTCAGCTTAAAAAAATTGCTGATGAAGCACTTGAAAGATGCGGCACTGTAGAGCATGTTCTGGTTGTTAAAAGAACAGGTCAAGAAATTAACATGGAAAGTGGAAGGGATATGTGGTATCATGAATTGATGAACTTACCAATAGCAAACAATACATGCACACTTGAAGAAATGGATTCGGAGGACCCATTATTTATACTTTACACCTCAGGTACTACAGGAAAACCTAAAGCAATATTACACACTCACGGCGGTTACATGGTTGGCATTTATACTTCATTAAAATATGTTTTTGATATACACGAAGAAGATAGGTACTGGTGTGCGGCTGATCCTGGCTGGATTACAGGCCACAGCTATATTGTGTATGGACCATTATTAAATGGGGCTACATCTTTCCTATATGAAGGTGCACCCAACTTTCCTTATCCAAATCGTTGGTGGCAAATGATTGAAAAGTATGGTATTAATATTTTATATACAGCTCCTACAGCAATTAGAGGCTTAATGCGTTTTGGAGAGGCATGGGTTAAAAGGCATAATTTGTCGTCTTTACGATTGCTTGGTTCTGTTGGTGAACCAATTAATCCTGAAGCGTGGAGATGGTATTATAAAGTTGTTGGAAATGAAAAATGCCCAATTATGGATACATGGTGGCAAACAGAAACTGGAATGTTTATGATTACACCTATGCCATGTGTTCCACTTAAACCTGGCTCGGGAACACGACCTTTCCCTGGTATCGAAATGGATGTGGTTGATGAGCAAGGGAATCCTGTTGGCCCAAATGAAGAAGGCTACCTCGTGATTAAAACACCATGGCCTGCTATGATTAGAACGGTTTATAATGATCCCGATAGATATGTAAATCAGTATTGGAGTAGATACCCTGGTATGTATTTAACTGGTGACAGCGCAAAGAAAGATGAAGACGGCTACTTCTGGATTATTGGTAGGGTAGACGATGTAATAAAAGTATCTGGTTATAGACTTGGGACTGCTGAAATTGAAAGTGCATTGGTTAGTCATCCTGCCGTTGCTGAAGCCGCTGCAATAGGGCTCCCCCATGAAGTAAAAGGAAATGCAATCTATGCTTACGTAATACTTCGTAACGGCTATGAAAAGTCCAACGCTTTAATTGATGAATTAAAACAACATGTAAGTCACGAAGTCGGCCCAATTGCAAAACCAGAACATATTGAATTTGTCGATTCACTACCTAAAACACGCTCAGGAAAAATTATGCGTCGTGTATTGAAAGCAAAAGCACTTGGACAAGACCCCGGTAATATTTCTACTCTTGATGAATAA
- a CDS encoding nucleotidyltransferase family protein produces MDILTKHKKELDSFCRENKIKKLSLFGSYLKNKENPESDVNLLVEFADDTEYGLLDIARMERQLSEIIGRKVDLRTPEELSRYFRDSVVKEARVKYEAWN; encoded by the coding sequence ATGGACATCTTAACTAAACATAAAAAGGAATTAGATTCGTTCTGCAGAGAAAACAAAATAAAGAAGCTCTCACTGTTTGGTTCATATCTGAAGAATAAAGAAAATCCCGAAAGTGATGTGAACTTATTAGTTGAGTTTGCAGATGATACTGAATACGGACTTCTTGACATTGCAAGGATGGAACGACAACTATCTGAAATTATAGGAAGAAAGGTTGACTTGAGAACACCTGAAGAATTAAGCCGTTATTTCAGGGATTCAGTAGTTAAAGAAGCTCGGGTTAAATATGAAGCGTGGAACTAA
- a CDS encoding TonB-dependent receptor: protein MKRFNLLIILLSLYIPITVHTQNSIKGKVIDEKDGEPLLGVNIIIEELKIGTATNLNGDFRFDNIQEGTYTIKFSYIGHKTILKKIIVPQSEPLIIKMVEGSVNLQEVVVTGNPLEIDPKNISQSTLTIANMDLNIKRSSTIGETLNFQPGISLRSNGTAASRPVIRGFSNNRILILENGLRMGDLSNTSDDHAVSDDGISVERIEVLRGPASLLYGSNAIGGVINVITEAIPTYIPSKPDATVNLVTSTVNKELAGNFDFHYGLNDFGFHGNYFNRTNRDYKDGNGNKVVNSDQFSRGYQFGISFIPHFGTAGLSYANYFNGYGIPLNPNENNGDGPIKIEMKKQELRILLESSKVESFVKSFSLKGGYQNYQHQEISRLTGETGTAFGLKSYSADLSFKHQKIFSALQGVFGFWGLQQNYSVTGAEAFTPNADYSSLAAYFFEEVKFNNLNLQFGARYEINKIKIPQAEISDSTFPSAEKKYYSLSGSIGLVYNLTDKISLFANLANAFRAPTIEELSSYAIHEATATFDIGDRNLVNEKNLGFDLGLRVRKANHLAELNFYYNNLDDYIFRKPTNLYYNVETSKNHFNTDGIGIPVYQYSQSGAVIYGTELKAQYEFNRFLSTTVIFDYVRGEQKILDENLPQLPPMRFSIEQRYSNDNYWFGILWKLAGEQNKTAPFETPTKGYGLIDIYAGIKLLMGNYVHMIDLKINNLLDQPYRDHLSAIKNFAYMPGRNIQLSYKFLF from the coding sequence ATGAAGCGATTTAACTTGCTAATAATATTATTATCATTATATATACCAATAACAGTCCATACACAAAACTCAATCAAAGGAAAGGTAATTGACGAGAAAGATGGTGAGCCTTTACTTGGAGTTAACATTATTATAGAGGAGTTAAAAATTGGAACCGCGACAAATTTGAATGGGGATTTTAGGTTCGATAATATTCAAGAAGGAACATACACAATTAAATTTTCTTACATTGGTCATAAAACAATTCTTAAAAAAATTATTGTCCCACAAAGTGAACCTCTAATAATTAAAATGGTAGAAGGAAGCGTTAATTTACAAGAAGTTGTAGTAACCGGAAATCCTTTAGAAATTGATCCTAAAAATATCTCACAAAGTACACTTACAATTGCAAATATGGATTTGAATATAAAACGAAGTTCAACTATCGGAGAAACTTTAAATTTTCAACCGGGCATTTCACTTAGGTCTAACGGAACTGCTGCCTCCAGACCTGTGATCAGAGGATTTAGCAACAATAGGATACTAATTTTAGAGAACGGTCTTCGTATGGGAGATTTATCGAATACATCTGATGACCATGCAGTAAGTGATGATGGTATAAGTGTTGAAAGGATTGAAGTACTGAGGGGCCCGGCAAGTCTACTATACGGAAGTAACGCAATTGGTGGTGTAATTAATGTCATTACCGAAGCAATTCCCACTTACATCCCATCTAAACCCGATGCTACAGTTAATTTGGTAACTTCTACGGTAAACAAAGAATTAGCCGGCAACTTTGATTTTCATTACGGATTAAATGACTTTGGCTTCCACGGAAATTATTTTAACAGAACAAATAGAGATTATAAAGACGGTAATGGCAACAAGGTAGTAAATTCAGATCAATTTTCAAGGGGCTATCAATTCGGAATTTCGTTTATTCCCCACTTTGGTACTGCTGGCTTAAGTTATGCTAATTACTTTAATGGTTATGGTATACCCTTAAATCCAAATGAAAATAATGGTGATGGCCCTATAAAAATTGAAATGAAAAAACAAGAACTTCGAATTCTATTAGAAAGTTCTAAAGTTGAATCTTTTGTAAAATCTTTTAGTCTTAAAGGCGGCTACCAAAATTATCAGCATCAGGAAATTTCAAGATTGACAGGTGAGACAGGCACAGCATTTGGGCTAAAAAGTTACAGTGCAGATCTCTCATTTAAACATCAAAAAATTTTTTCTGCTTTACAGGGAGTTTTTGGATTTTGGGGATTACAGCAAAATTATTCAGTAACTGGCGCAGAAGCCTTTACCCCTAATGCAGACTATAGCAGTCTAGCAGCTTATTTTTTTGAAGAAGTTAAATTTAATAATCTGAACTTACAATTTGGGGCAAGATATGAAATTAATAAAATAAAAATACCTCAAGCTGAAATTTCAGATTCTACATTTCCCTCTGCAGAAAAAAAATATTACTCACTTAGTGGTTCCATTGGATTAGTTTATAATCTTACAGATAAGATTTCCCTATTTGCTAATTTAGCAAATGCATTTCGAGCACCAACTATTGAAGAACTATCCTCATATGCAATTCACGAAGCTACTGCAACTTTTGATATTGGTGACAGAAATTTGGTAAATGAAAAAAATTTAGGTTTCGATCTTGGTTTAAGAGTAAGGAAAGCTAATCACCTTGCTGAATTAAATTTCTATTACAACAATCTTGACGATTATATTTTTAGAAAACCAACAAACCTTTACTATAATGTAGAGACAAGCAAAAATCACTTTAACACAGATGGTATAGGTATTCCAGTTTATCAATATAGTCAAAGTGGTGCTGTTATTTACGGTACAGAGTTAAAAGCTCAATATGAATTTAACAGATTTTTATCAACTACAGTTATTTTTGATTATGTGAGGGGTGAACAAAAAATATTAGACGAAAATTTACCACAACTGCCGCCGATGCGATTTTCTATTGAACAACGTTATTCAAACGATAACTATTGGTTTGGTATTCTGTGGAAATTAGCCGGTGAGCAAAATAAAACTGCACCATTTGAAACGCCCACAAAAGGATACGGATTAATAGATATATATGCCGGCATAAAATTATTAATGGGCAATTATGTTCACATGATAGACTTGAAAATCAACAATTTATTAGACCAACCATACAGAGACCATTTATCAGCAATAAAAAATTTTGCTTATATGCCGGGCAGGAACATACAATTAAGCTACAAATTTTTATTTTAA
- a CDS encoding DUF86 domain-containing protein: MRAMRNVFIHMYGELDLEIIWDTVIKDMPKLKYQIETIISRLED; encoded by the coding sequence ATGCGTGCTATGAGAAATGTTTTTATTCATATGTATGGCGAGCTTGACCTTGAGATAATATGGGATACTGTTATAAAGGATATGCCAAAACTTAAATATCAGATAGAAACTATAATATCTAGACTGGAAGATTAA
- the lysF gene encoding homoaconitase encodes MPQTLIEKIVQRYAVGLLPDQIVQSGDYITIRPAYVMTHDNTGAVIPKFKSIGATKLANPRQVVITLDHDIQNKDEKNLQKYRKIEEFAKSMGADFYPAGRGIGHQIMIEEGYAWPGTMAVASDSHSNMYGGIGCLGTPIVRTDAAAIWATGKTWWQVPPIAKVELKGKLQTGVTGKDVIIALCGFFNNDEVLNHAIEFVGEGIKYLSIDERLTIANMTTEWGALVGLFPIDEITLEWLKQRAKFIQQRGLEGVSSDADGNGKHPRINEERILELEKELPNLQPDRDAFYSKELTIDLSSIEPYVSGPNTVKKITPVSEIKNKKIKIDKAYLVSCVNSRVEDIAEAAKILKGKKVAEHVKFYIGAASSEVQKESEKRGDWQALIEANAIPLPPGCGPCIGLGTGLLEDGEIGISATNRNFKGRMGSPNALAYLASPAVVAYSALSGYIDYEWKGPHQKIIGEIRTNTKRNISTTSVQIIDGFPSEITGELIFCPQDNLNTDGIYPSKYTYNDDMTPLDQAKVVMENYDPNFKNIVKEGDILVGGFNFGTGSSREQAATALKYKGIQLVIAGSFNETYKRNAINNGFLIIECPELVNDLRRQFDQNQLTIHEVVKSHRTGITAKINFQNSTIKANDKTYSINPIGTAAQELIAANGLENWVKFNL; translated from the coding sequence ATGCCTCAAACATTAATCGAAAAAATTGTTCAGCGTTATGCAGTTGGTCTTTTGCCAGATCAAATTGTTCAATCTGGAGATTATATTACAATTCGTCCAGCTTATGTTATGACTCACGATAACACTGGTGCAGTTATTCCAAAATTTAAAAGCATTGGTGCAACTAAGTTAGCAAATCCAAGACAAGTTGTTATTACACTTGACCATGACATTCAGAACAAAGATGAAAAAAATTTACAGAAATATAGAAAGATTGAAGAGTTTGCAAAATCTATGGGAGCTGACTTCTATCCTGCTGGTCGTGGAATTGGTCATCAAATTATGATTGAAGAAGGTTATGCCTGGCCTGGAACTATGGCTGTTGCATCCGATAGCCATTCAAATATGTATGGCGGAATTGGATGCTTAGGAACACCAATTGTAAGGACAGATGCAGCAGCAATTTGGGCAACTGGTAAAACATGGTGGCAAGTTCCTCCTATAGCTAAAGTAGAATTAAAAGGAAAATTGCAAACTGGTGTTACAGGCAAAGACGTAATAATTGCTCTCTGTGGATTTTTCAATAATGATGAAGTACTAAATCATGCTATTGAATTTGTCGGTGAAGGTATTAAATATCTAAGCATTGATGAACGGCTTACAATTGCAAATATGACAACTGAATGGGGTGCTCTCGTTGGTCTTTTCCCTATTGATGAAATTACACTTGAGTGGTTAAAACAAAGAGCAAAATTTATTCAGCAAAGAGGACTTGAAGGAGTTTCATCCGATGCTGATGGAAATGGCAAACATCCAAGAATAAATGAAGAAAGAATTTTAGAGCTTGAAAAAGAATTGCCAAATCTTCAACCTGATAGAGATGCTTTTTATTCTAAAGAATTGACTATAGACCTTTCTTCGATTGAACCTTATGTATCAGGACCAAATACAGTCAAAAAAATTACACCTGTTTCAGAAATCAAAAACAAAAAAATAAAAATTGACAAAGCTTATTTGGTTTCGTGTGTTAATTCTCGTGTTGAAGATATTGCTGAGGCTGCAAAAATTTTAAAAGGCAAAAAAGTAGCAGAGCATGTAAAATTTTATATCGGTGCTGCTTCAAGCGAAGTTCAAAAAGAAAGTGAAAAACGTGGAGACTGGCAGGCACTAATTGAAGCTAATGCAATTCCTTTACCGCCAGGCTGCGGACCTTGCATTGGATTAGGGACTGGTTTACTTGAAGATGGCGAAATTGGAATTTCAGCAACTAACAGAAATTTCAAAGGTCGAATGGGCTCTCCTAATGCTTTAGCATATCTTGCATCTCCCGCTGTTGTTGCTTATTCGGCTTTATCAGGTTATATCGATTATGAATGGAAAGGACCTCATCAAAAAATTATTGGAGAAATAAGAACAAATACAAAAAGAAATATTTCTACAACATCAGTCCAAATTATTGATGGCTTCCCTTCTGAAATTACAGGTGAATTAATCTTTTGTCCACAAGATAATTTAAACACAGATGGAATTTATCCCAGTAAATATACTTATAATGATGATATGACTCCTTTAGACCAAGCTAAAGTAGTTATGGAAAATTATGACCCGAATTTTAAAAACATAGTTAAAGAAGGTGATATTCTTGTTGGAGGATTTAATTTTGGAACTGGAAGCTCACGTGAACAAGCTGCAACAGCATTAAAATACAAAGGTATTCAACTTGTAATTGCTGGTTCATTTAATGAGACTTACAAACGAAATGCAATTAATAATGGTTTCCTGATTATTGAATGCCCGGAATTAGTAAATGATTTGAGAAGACAATTTGATCAGAATCAATTAACTATCCACGAAGTGGTGAAATCTCATCGAACAGGAATAACAGCAAAAATCAATTTCCAAAATTCAACAATCAAAGCAAATGACAAAACATATTCAATTAATCCAATAGGAACTGCAGCTCAAGAATTAATCGCAGCTAATGGTCTTGAGAACTGGGTGAAATTTAATCTTTGA